From Rana temporaria chromosome 7, aRanTem1.1, whole genome shotgun sequence, the proteins below share one genomic window:
- the LOC120946212 gene encoding extensin-2-like translates to MVEKHCCMVSITYHIVSFKVTYILTPDSSPIAPYYTQYSLIPDSSPIAPYYTQYSLIPDSGPIAPYYTQYILTPDFSPIAPYYTQYSLTPDSSPIAPYYTQYSLIPDSSPIAPYYTQYSLIPDSGPIAPYNTQYSLIPDSGPIAPYYTQYIPIPDSSPIAPYYTQYSLIPDSSPPTPYYTQYSLIPDSSPPTPYYTQYILIPVPLLPITPIKSHPSPITPYYTQYSLIPDSGPIAPYYTQYSLTPDSSPIAPYYTQYSLIPDSSHIAPYYTQYSLTPDSSPIAPYYTQYSLTPDSSPIAPYYTQYSLIPDSSPIAPYYTQYSLIPDSSPIAPYYTQYIPIPDSSPIAPYYTQYILIPDSGPIAPYYTQYSLIPDSGPIAPYYTQYSLIPDSGPIAPYYTQYIPIPDSSPIAPYYTQYILIPDSSPIAPYYTQYILIPDSGPIAPYYTQYSLIPDSGPIAPYYTQYSLIPDSSPITPYYTQYSLIPDSGPIAPYYTQYIPIPDSGPIAPYYTQYSLIPDSGPIAPYYTQYSLIPDSSPIAPYYTQYSLTPDSGPITPYYTQYTLIPDSSPIAPYYTQYSLIPDSGPIAPYYTQYIPIPDSSPIAPYYTQYILIPDSSPIAPYYTQYILIPDSGPIAPYYTQYSLIPDSGPIAPYYTQYSLIPDSSPITPYYTQYSLIPDSGPIAPYYTQYIPIPDSSPIAPYYTQYSLIPDSGPIAPYYTQYSLIPDSSPIAPYYTQYSLTPDSGPITPYYTQYTLIPDSSPIAPYYTQYSSIAPYYTQYILTP, encoded by the exons atggttgagaaacactgctgtatgGTTTCCATCACCTACCATATAGTATCATTTAAAGTcaca TACATCCTCACCCCTGACTCCAGTCCCATTGCTCCCTATTACACCCAGTACAGTCTCATCCCTGACTCCAGTCCCATTGCTCCCTATTACACCCAGTACAGTCTCATCCCTGACTCCGGTCCCATTGCTCCCTATTACACCCAGTACATCCTCACCCCTGATTTCAGTCCCATTGCTCCCTATTACACCCAGTACAGTCTCACCCCTGACTCCAGTCCCATTGCTCCCTATTACACCCAGTACAGTCTCATCCCTGACTCCAGTCCCATTGCTCCCTATTACACCCAGTACAGTCTCATCCCTGACTCCGGTCCCATTGCTCCCTATAACACCCAGTACAGTCTCATCCCTGACTCCGGTCCCATTGCTCCCTATTACACCCAGTACATCCCCATCCCTGACTCCAGTCCCATTGCTCCCTATTACACCCAGTACAGTCTCATCCCTGACTCCAGTCCCCCTACTCCCTATTACACCCAGTACAGTCTCATCCCTGACTCCAGTCCCCCTACTCCCTATTACACCCAGTACATCCTCATCCCAGTCCCATTGCTCCCTATTACACCCA TAAAGTCTCATCCCAGTCCCATTACTCCCTATTACACCCAGTACAGCCTCATCCCTGACTCTGGTCCCATTGCTCCCTATTACACCCAGTACAGTCTCACCCCTGACTCCAGTCCCATTGCTCCCTATTACACCCAGTACAGCCTCATCCCTGACTCCAGTCACATTGCTCCCTATTACACCCAGTACAGTCTCACCCCTGACTCCAGTCCCATTGCTCCCTATTACACCCAGTACAGTCTCACCCCTGACTCCAGTCCCATTGCTCCCTATTACACCCAGTACAGTCTCATCCCTGACTCCAGTCCCATTGCTCCCTATTACACCCAGTACAGTCTCATCCCTGACTCCAGTCCCATTGCTCCCTATTACACCCAGTACATCCCCATCCCTGACTCCAGTCCCATTGCTCCCTATTACACCCAGTACATTCTCATCCCTGACTCTGGTCCCATTGCTCCCTATTACACCCAGTACAGCCTCATCCCTGACTCTGGTCCCATTGCTCCCTATTACACCCAGTACAGTCTCATCCCTGACTCTGGTCCCATTGCTCCCTATTACACCCAGTACATCCCCATCCCTGACTCAAGTCCCATTGCTCCCTATTACACCCAGTACATCCTCATCCCTGACTCCAGTCCCATTGCTCCCTATTACACCCAGTACATTCTCATCCCTGACTCTGGTCCCATTGCTCCCTATTACACCCAGTACAGCCTCATCCCTGACTCTGGTCCCATTGCTCCCTATTACACCCAGTACAGTCTCATCCCTGACTCCAGTCCCATTACTCCCTATTACACCCAGTACAGTCTCATCCCTGACTCTGGTCCCATTGCTCCCTATTACACCCAGTACATCCCCATCCCTGACTCTGGTCCCATTGCTCCCTATTACACCCAGTACAGCCTCATCCCTGACTCTGGTCCCATTGCTCCCTATTACACCCAGTACAGTCTCATCCCCGACTCCAGTCCCATTGCTCCCTATTACACCCAGTACAGTCTCACCCCTGACTCCGGTCCCATTACTCCCTATTACACCCAGTACACTCTCATCCCTGACTCCAGTCCCATTGCTCCCTATTACACCCAGTACAGTCTCATCCCTGACTCTGGTCCCATTGCTCCCTATTACACCCAGTACATCCCCATCCCTGACTCAAGTCCCATTGCTCCCTATTACACCCAGTACATCCTCATCCCTGACTCCAGTCCCATTGCTCCCTATTACACCCAGTACATTCTCATCCCTGACTCTGGTCCCATTGCTCCCTATTACACCCAGTACAGCCTCATCCCTGACTCTGGTCCCATTGCTCCCTATTACACCCAGTACAGTCTCATCCCTGACTCCAGTCCCATTACTCCCTATTACACCCAGTACAGTCTCATCCCTGACTCTGGTCCCATTGCTCCCTATTACACCCAGTACATCCCCATCCCTGACTCCAGTCCCATTGCTCCCTATTACACCCAGTACAGCCTCATCCCTGACTCTGGTCCCATTGCTCCCTATTACACCCAGTACAGTCTCATCCCCGACTCCAGTCCCATTGCTCCCTATTACACCCAGTACAGTCTCACCCCTGACTCCGGTCCCATTACTCCCTATTACACCCAGTACACTCTCATCCCTGACTCCAGTCCCATTGCTCCCTATTACACCCAGTACAGTTCCATTGCTCCCTATTACACCCAGTACATTCTCACCCCCTGA